A genomic stretch from Shewanella woodyi ATCC 51908 includes:
- a CDS encoding DUF1697 domain-containing protein — MNRYTILLRGVNVGGKNLLPMKELKALLENNGFNNVTTYIQSGNLLLTGHEHPEKKICELIQTHFGFTPETLVLTKDEFKLAISNCPFQKGENKFIHFYFCKDSPKADTTKILALASQTERFELLDKIFYLHAPDGIGRSKLVANIESCLGVRATGRNLNTINKLNEMMDK; from the coding sequence ATGAACAGATATACCATCTTACTTAGAGGAGTCAATGTTGGTGGAAAAAACTTACTGCCAATGAAGGAACTTAAGGCGCTTTTGGAAAATAATGGCTTTAATAACGTCACCACCTACATTCAAAGCGGCAATCTACTCTTGACTGGCCATGAGCACCCAGAGAAAAAGATCTGTGAATTAATTCAAACACACTTTGGCTTTACTCCTGAAACCCTTGTTCTTACTAAAGATGAGTTTAAACTTGCTATCTCAAACTGCCCCTTTCAAAAGGGTGAAAATAAGTTTATCCATTTCTACTTTTGTAAAGATAGTCCTAAAGCTGATACGACAAAAATATTAGCTTTAGCATCTCAAACTGAACGCTTTGAACTGCTCGATAAAATCTTCTATCTACATGCCCCTGATGGTATCGGTCGCTCTAAACTGGTTGCCAATATTGAGTCTTGCTTAGGCGTTAGGGCAACAGGGCGAAACCTAAATACAATTAATAAACTCAACGAAATGATGGACAAATAG
- a CDS encoding LysE family translocator, translating to MEYLIAVMLFAISSSVTPGPNNILVMTSGVNFGIKKSLPLLSGICVGFTVMLLLVGFGFAQLFELFPQLHFIIRCIGTLYLLYLAWLIAKSAGVMDTNTTNSQPKPLSFMKGALFQWVNAKAWVVSTGAIAAFTTLESNFYSQNLTIALTFLLVSFPCVGIWLLFGSMLKKLLKSEQNMRWFNYSMSGLLVLSVVPVINEIIIQLS from the coding sequence ATGGAATACTTGATCGCTGTGATGCTTTTTGCCATCTCATCTTCAGTGACTCCAGGGCCTAATAACATTTTAGTGATGACCTCAGGGGTAAACTTTGGCATTAAAAAAAGTTTGCCTTTGCTCAGCGGGATCTGTGTTGGTTTTACAGTCATGTTACTCTTGGTTGGCTTTGGGTTTGCACAACTGTTTGAGCTATTTCCACAGCTACACTTCATCATAAGATGCATAGGCACTCTTTATCTGCTCTATTTAGCATGGCTCATTGCAAAGTCAGCTGGGGTAATGGATACCAATACAACCAACTCTCAACCTAAACCACTCTCATTTATGAAAGGCGCACTGTTTCAGTGGGTCAATGCAAAAGCTTGGGTCGTTTCTACAGGGGCTATTGCGGCATTCACCACTCTTGAGTCAAACTTCTATAGTCAAAACTTGACCATAGCGCTGACCTTTCTTTTGGTCTCTTTTCCCTGTGTTGGGATCTGGTTATTGTTTGGCTCTATGCTAAAAAAGCTACTCAAGAGCGAACAAAATATGAGGTGGTTTAACTATTCAATGTCTGGGTTACTGGTTTTGTCTGTGGTACCAGTTATCAACGAAATAATCATTCAACTTAGTTAA
- a CDS encoding HAD family hydrolase encodes MQVYLFDWGDTLMVDFPHTQGKMCDWEQVETIEGAQETLSYLSKQSQIYIATGADDSSETDIRQAFERVDLAQYISGYFCKANLGISKDSTEFYTRIIRKLGLTPCQAIMVGDTISKDVIPAQQAGLNAIWFNPNRLKNEKSLKQIHSLKELYIQEQV; translated from the coding sequence GTGCAAGTTTATCTATTTGATTGGGGTGATACTCTGATGGTCGACTTCCCACATACTCAAGGAAAAATGTGCGACTGGGAGCAGGTTGAAACCATAGAGGGTGCGCAAGAGACCCTAAGCTATCTCTCCAAACAGAGCCAAATCTATATCGCCACTGGCGCCGATGACTCATCAGAGACTGACATCAGGCAGGCATTTGAACGTGTGGATTTAGCTCAATATATCTCAGGTTATTTTTGTAAGGCAAACTTAGGCATCTCAAAAGACTCAACAGAATTTTATACACGAATCATCAGAAAGTTAGGCCTAACACCATGCCAAGCCATTATGGTTGGCGATACGATTAGTAAGGATGTAATTCCAGCGCAACAAGCCGGATTAAATGCAATCTGGTTTAACCCAAATAGATTAAAAAATGAGAAAAGCTTAAAACAGATCCACTCTCTCAAAGAGTTATACATTCAGGAGCAAGTTTAA
- a CDS encoding fibronectin type III domain-containing protein, which yields MRDMFTRNRWQRAVVSKLSILIGRWIELRGAALVSSILLLFFCGGANAAGGIGSVWATASDDSSISITWSVPSGDYDHVGSNYKVCYRKTPTVNVCGVGPYYEASNSYHATGLSSGTEYKFKVWCYCKKRNWRGKWKDAKWRKIGTYKQSTSPEPEPDVLVSSISVVDVAPGASKFEASIDVEVTYTNPAAFEFVRVCYKKLGNMSSMNSICSKRDQPPISWTSSDHGRGWLDIAPAPSGTIFSFGSLKQCRQYKVVSYAFYDGVDTGLKLGETNVHTPGDCKANKMAVVIVDDYSETILHEYAQMMSHYYDEHLFQHLAMQYDQELFTAQKLMMEEQRVDIVQPKALIEYLVSSDSQVWDRWQQERSLVEQRLTLDAYMQDKYPELYSDILDDLKEPEQQREKR from the coding sequence ATGAGGGATATGTTCACTCGTAACCGTTGGCAAAGGGCTGTGGTATCAAAACTCAGTATTTTGATAGGAAGATGGATTGAATTAAGGGGGGCTGCACTCGTCTCATCGATATTATTGCTATTTTTTTGTGGCGGTGCCAATGCAGCGGGCGGTATTGGCTCTGTATGGGCAACGGCCAGTGACGATAGCTCAATATCGATAACCTGGAGCGTACCTAGTGGTGATTATGATCACGTAGGCAGTAACTATAAAGTGTGTTATCGAAAGACGCCGACGGTTAATGTTTGTGGTGTAGGTCCATATTATGAGGCTTCCAACAGCTATCACGCGACGGGATTGAGCTCTGGCACTGAATATAAGTTTAAGGTGTGGTGCTACTGTAAGAAGAGAAACTGGCGGGGAAAATGGAAAGATGCCAAATGGCGCAAGATAGGTACCTATAAGCAATCAACCTCTCCAGAGCCTGAGCCCGATGTGTTGGTAAGTAGCATCTCTGTGGTAGATGTTGCACCGGGGGCATCTAAATTCGAGGCATCTATTGATGTTGAGGTGACTTACACAAATCCAGCGGCATTTGAGTTTGTTCGAGTCTGCTATAAGAAGCTAGGGAATATGAGTTCGATGAACTCTATCTGCTCGAAAAGAGATCAGCCACCAATCTCATGGACTAGCTCTGATCATGGCCGCGGATGGCTTGATATTGCTCCAGCCCCTTCAGGAACAATATTTTCTTTCGGAAGTTTAAAGCAATGCCGTCAATATAAGGTGGTGTCATATGCTTTTTATGACGGTGTCGATACTGGTCTGAAATTAGGTGAAACCAATGTCCACACACCAGGTGATTGTAAAGCCAATAAGATGGCCGTGGTGATCGTCGATGACTATAGCGAAACGATATTGCATGAGTATGCGCAGATGATGTCCCACTACTATGATGAACATCTATTTCAGCATTTAGCGATGCAATATGATCAGGAACTTTTTACTGCTCAAAAGTTGATGATGGAAGAGCAGCGAGTCGATATTGTGCAACCTAAAGCCCTGATAGAATATCTGGTTAGCAGTGACTCTCAAGTGTGGGATCGTTGGCAGCAAGAGCGAAGCTTAGTTGAGCAAAGATTAACACTCGATGCCTATATGCAAGACAAGTATCCAGAGTTATACAGCGATATTCTCGATGACTTGAAAGAGCCAGAGCAACAAAGAGAGAAGCGTTAA
- a CDS encoding Sbal_3080 family lipoprotein has translation MKKVLLGLFLLAATGCSSNGLTELKQMDSNFDKEIVMTNDSKQTEQVRNIVTGWMLDNGYKVSKETASPTAQLDDDQVMFEFNANWWWDMATYMRYVNLDVTDSKGTKVAHLDFDSVRYGGFDKFGDAEERLNIIMEVFFQKISVQDAERQLEHGKDKKPKAAITCAYDCDKTTNKTSR, from the coding sequence ATGAAAAAGGTATTACTAGGTTTGTTTTTGCTTGCTGCTACAGGTTGCTCAAGCAATGGTTTAACAGAGTTGAAGCAGATGGATTCAAACTTTGATAAAGAGATCGTGATGACAAACGATTCAAAACAGACTGAACAAGTTAGAAATATTGTTACTGGTTGGATGCTTGATAATGGTTATAAAGTCTCTAAGGAAACAGCTAGCCCCACAGCTCAATTAGATGACGATCAAGTGATGTTTGAGTTCAACGCTAACTGGTGGTGGGATATGGCCACTTATATGCGTTACGTCAACTTAGACGTTACTGATAGCAAAGGAACCAAGGTCGCTCACCTTGATTTTGATTCAGTGAGGTACGGTGGCTTTGATAAATTTGGCGATGCCGAAGAGAGACTTAACATCATTATGGAAGTATTCTTCCAAAAAATATCGGTGCAAGATGCTGAGCGTCAATTAGAGCACGGCAAAGATAAAAAGCCTAAAGCAGCAATAACTTGTGCTTATGACTGCGACAAAACAACGAACAAAACTTCACGTTAA
- a CDS encoding alpha/beta hydrolase: protein MSATDRDKLEIAPFDKAPLEKEALEIEYSPSSCVDDIMIYIQQYIDQSQTVIEQAVSENSVLRDLKYADSDNTGKDEVLDLFLPTHHSARGKKLHVYIHGGYWQELTKEESAFAARAFQQAGHYFAVINYSLAPKASLTEIVEQNRRALAWLVSHADELGFDADEVYLSGSSAGAHLCLMMLQTNWQGYLTSNHLSNNDLANSPVTFAPEKPFIKGICAVSGIYDIAPLLHTTINDPLQLTEQEVEANSPLRHATQHHCPVIIAFGDNETSEFKRQSLAMLAQLEDQGFDITFSEIAGRNHFDVILDLGIEGRWLFEEVLKQMG, encoded by the coding sequence ATGTCTGCTACAGATAGGGATAAGCTTGAGATAGCTCCTTTTGACAAGGCACCTCTCGAAAAAGAGGCTCTTGAAATAGAGTATTCTCCCAGTAGCTGTGTCGATGACATCATGATCTATATTCAGCAGTATATAGATCAAAGCCAAACCGTTATCGAGCAAGCAGTTAGTGAAAACTCAGTCTTAAGAGACCTTAAATACGCTGACAGCGATAACACAGGTAAGGATGAAGTACTCGATCTATTTCTTCCGACTCATCACAGTGCAAGAGGCAAAAAGCTACATGTATACATTCATGGCGGCTACTGGCAGGAGCTCACCAAGGAGGAGTCTGCATTTGCCGCTCGCGCATTTCAGCAAGCGGGCCACTACTTCGCCGTTATCAATTACAGCTTGGCACCTAAGGCGAGTTTAACCGAAATCGTAGAGCAGAACCGCCGCGCCCTTGCGTGGCTCGTATCTCATGCCGATGAACTCGGTTTCGATGCCGATGAGGTATACCTATCGGGCAGCTCAGCCGGCGCTCATCTGTGTTTGATGATGTTACAAACCAATTGGCAAGGCTATTTGACCAGTAACCATCTAAGTAATAATGACTTAGCTAATAGCCCTGTTACATTTGCTCCTGAAAAGCCCTTTATCAAAGGCATCTGCGCCGTCAGTGGCATCTATGATATTGCGCCTCTGCTGCACACAACGATTAATGATCCGCTGCAGCTAACTGAGCAGGAGGTCGAAGCTAACAGTCCTTTGCGCCATGCCACTCAGCATCACTGCCCAGTGATTATCGCCTTTGGTGATAATGAAACCAGTGAGTTTAAGCGCCAAAGTTTGGCCATGTTGGCTCAACTTGAGGATCAAGGGTTTGATATTACCTTTAGCGAAATTGCAGGTCGAAACCATTTCGATGTTATTTTGGATTTAGGTATTGAGGGGAGATGGTTGTTTGAGGAAGTGCTCAAACAGATGGGTTAG
- the kynA gene encoding tryptophan 2,3-dioxygenase, protein MVCPHNNPKQGNTREMEDSIHTDFNNDMSYGDYLCLEQVLSAQHPQSEVHDEMLFIIIHQTSELWLKLAGNELDTMIHNVQQGDFSHAFKVISRVKQILNQLTQSWNILSTLTPVDYLKFRDALGRSSGFQSYGYRKIEFLLGNKNADLIQVHESNEQVHSELQGILERPSLYDEVIRVLHKQGLPIDDSALNRDFTQPYQANESVLNAWLSVYRNADEHFELYELAEKLIDIEDAFQQWRFKHMYAVQRIIGNKMGTGGSSGVSFLKKALDISFFPELFELRTHL, encoded by the coding sequence ATGGTATGCCCACATAATAATCCTAAACAAGGCAATACCCGAGAGATGGAAGACTCCATCCATACCGACTTTAACAACGATATGTCCTACGGTGATTACCTCTGTCTTGAGCAGGTACTATCTGCCCAGCATCCACAATCAGAGGTTCACGATGAGATGCTGTTTATTATCATTCATCAAACCAGTGAGTTGTGGCTAAAATTGGCTGGCAACGAGCTAGACACTATGATCCATAATGTTCAACAGGGGGATTTTAGCCACGCCTTTAAGGTGATCTCCCGAGTCAAACAGATCTTAAACCAGCTGACTCAATCCTGGAACATACTGTCGACCTTAACCCCTGTTGACTACCTAAAATTTAGGGATGCATTGGGCCGCTCCTCCGGCTTTCAATCCTACGGTTATCGTAAGATTGAGTTCCTACTGGGCAATAAAAATGCCGATCTTATTCAAGTTCATGAGAGTAATGAACAGGTACACAGTGAACTGCAGGGGATCCTCGAGCGCCCTAGCCTCTATGATGAAGTCATTCGCGTGCTACATAAGCAGGGATTGCCAATTGATGACAGCGCCCTTAATCGTGATTTCACTCAGCCTTATCAAGCCAATGAATCAGTACTCAATGCTTGGCTTAGTGTCTATCGCAACGCCGATGAACATTTTGAGCTTTATGAGCTGGCAGAGAAGTTAATTGATATTGAGGACGCCTTTCAGCAGTGGCGCTTTAAGCATATGTATGCCGTTCAGCGCATCATAGGCAATAAGATGGGCACAGGCGGCTCATCGGGTGTAAGCTTTCTTAAAAAAGCCTTGGATATCAGCTTTTTCCCTGAACTGTTCGAGCTAAGGACACATCTGTAA
- a CDS encoding FAD-dependent oxidoreductase, translating to MDKQVKNITVAGAGPVGALLSVMLAKQGYKVDLFESRVDSRKASIYQGKSINLALSDRGWLALQAVGLDDKIREHAIPMYCRVMHDLEGNLTKQPYGKEGQAIWSVSRAGINEQLISLAEEEPLIDVHFEHHLTQLDFDTLNSEFSNKEEDRKQHKTDLLFGADGAFSKVRRLAQELPRQRISYSLEYMPQSYIELTIAPNQDGSHKLEKNALHIWPRKAFMLIALPNNDGSFTCTLFLNHEGELSFQSLDSKEKVTQFFEDNFADALPLLDNPVDEFMQKSASPLCLVHIYPWVVNNKVGLIGDAAHAMVPFYGQGMNCGFEDCRILNELIQTHEHNWEQILTAYQAERKPNGDAIIELAKRNFVEMSDLSGDSNFLLRKKIESEFNRMYPQLWVPLYSMVTFSPHLSYSSALTTGDIQNEIMDEIMQLDNIHQEWQSPHVYQLLHKLVLEKLER from the coding sequence ATGGATAAGCAGGTGAAAAATATCACAGTTGCCGGGGCGGGGCCTGTAGGCGCTCTACTCTCGGTCATGTTAGCCAAACAGGGGTACAAGGTCGATCTATTTGAGTCCAGAGTCGATTCACGTAAAGCCAGTATCTATCAAGGTAAGTCGATTAACTTAGCCCTCTCCGATCGCGGCTGGCTAGCACTGCAAGCGGTGGGACTCGACGATAAGATTCGCGAGCACGCCATCCCCATGTATTGCCGTGTGATGCACGACCTAGAGGGAAACCTGACCAAGCAGCCCTACGGCAAGGAGGGTCAAGCTATTTGGTCAGTCTCTCGCGCAGGGATCAATGAACAGCTTATCTCTCTGGCCGAAGAGGAGCCCTTAATTGATGTCCATTTTGAGCATCATCTAACTCAACTCGATTTCGATACTCTAAACAGTGAGTTTTCCAACAAAGAGGAAGACAGAAAGCAACATAAAACAGACCTACTTTTTGGCGCGGACGGAGCTTTCTCTAAGGTCAGGCGCTTAGCCCAAGAGCTGCCGAGACAGAGGATAAGTTACAGCCTTGAATATATGCCACAGAGCTATATTGAGTTGACCATAGCCCCTAACCAAGATGGCAGCCACAAACTGGAAAAGAACGCCCTGCATATCTGGCCAAGAAAAGCCTTTATGCTTATCGCTCTGCCTAACAATGATGGCTCTTTCACTTGCACCCTATTTTTAAATCACGAAGGGGAACTCTCTTTTCAATCACTTGATAGCAAAGAGAAAGTTACTCAATTTTTTGAAGATAACTTTGCTGATGCTCTGCCGCTTCTCGACAATCCAGTCGATGAGTTTATGCAGAAATCAGCCTCTCCTCTATGCCTAGTTCATATCTACCCTTGGGTGGTCAATAACAAGGTGGGACTTATCGGTGATGCAGCCCATGCCATGGTGCCCTTCTATGGACAGGGGATGAACTGCGGCTTTGAAGATTGCCGTATTCTTAATGAGTTAATTCAAACCCATGAACACAATTGGGAACAGATCTTAACCGCCTATCAAGCGGAGAGAAAACCCAATGGCGATGCCATTATCGAGCTTGCAAAACGAAACTTTGTTGAAATGAGTGATTTATCAGGCGATAGTAACTTCCTATTGCGCAAGAAAATTGAAAGTGAATTCAATAGAATGTACCCACAGCTCTGGGTTCCTCTGTATTCGATGGTCACCTTCTCTCCGCATCTATCTTACTCATCTGCACTGACCACAGGTGACATACAAAACGAGATCATGGACGAAATCATGCAACTGGATAATATTCATCAAGAGTGGCAATCCCCCCATGTTTACCAATTACTGCATAAACTTGTATTAGAGAAACTGGAGAGATAA
- the kynU gene encoding kynureninase, producing MIFENTLAFAQQQDRNDPLAHYSDQFHHPVIDGKEVLYFTGNSLGLQPKTAKEHINQELEDWAKWGVEGHFHAVNPWVSYHEILTPASAELVGANESEVVCMNSLTTNLHLLFVSFYKPTAKRFKIISEAKMFPSDRYLLETQVRHHGLDPDDAIIEISPREGEYLIREEDIIAAVNDNADELALLFFGGVNYFTGQLFDMQRLTKAAHGVGALAGFDLAHAVGNVPMHLHDWDVDFAAWCTYKYLNSSAGNVGGIFVNDRHGNNTKINRFGGWWGHNKERRFLMENSFEPMTGAEGWQISNAPVMGMAILKSSLDIFHEAGIENLRAKSLKLTAYLEFVFNDIVNQFTDIKLEIITPTDPTQRGCQLSIKLVGTNKEFFEALTKAGVIADFREPDVIRLAPTPLYNSFEDVYLLGQTLKVLAQNWRQHG from the coding sequence ATGATATTTGAAAATACACTCGCATTTGCTCAGCAGCAAGACAGGAATGATCCACTAGCGCACTATAGCGATCAATTTCATCACCCTGTTATTGATGGCAAAGAGGTGCTTTATTTCACAGGTAACTCATTAGGGTTACAACCTAAAACAGCCAAGGAGCATATCAATCAAGAGCTAGAAGATTGGGCTAAGTGGGGTGTTGAGGGACACTTTCACGCTGTCAATCCTTGGGTCAGTTACCATGAGATCTTAACCCCAGCCTCAGCAGAACTAGTCGGTGCCAACGAGTCGGAAGTGGTCTGCATGAACTCGCTCACAACTAACCTGCACCTGCTGTTTGTCTCTTTTTATAAGCCTACAGCCAAACGCTTTAAGATAATCAGTGAAGCCAAGATGTTCCCGTCAGACCGCTACCTGCTGGAAACTCAAGTGCGTCACCATGGACTCGACCCTGATGATGCGATTATTGAGATCTCCCCACGAGAGGGTGAATACCTGATCCGTGAAGAGGATATTATTGCCGCGGTAAATGACAATGCCGATGAGTTGGCACTGCTGTTTTTCGGTGGCGTTAACTACTTCACAGGGCAACTTTTTGATATGCAACGACTCACTAAAGCCGCCCATGGTGTTGGTGCATTAGCGGGCTTTGATCTGGCTCACGCAGTGGGTAACGTCCCGATGCATCTTCACGACTGGGATGTGGATTTTGCCGCTTGGTGTACCTATAAATACCTCAACTCCAGCGCAGGCAACGTAGGCGGCATATTTGTCAACGACCGCCACGGCAACAACACTAAGATAAACCGTTTCGGCGGCTGGTGGGGGCACAATAAAGAGCGACGTTTCTTGATGGAAAATAGCTTTGAGCCGATGACAGGCGCAGAGGGCTGGCAGATAAGTAACGCGCCAGTGATGGGCATGGCGATACTGAAATCCTCACTGGATATCTTCCACGAGGCGGGGATTGAAAACCTCAGAGCCAAAAGCCTTAAACTGACCGCTTACCTTGAGTTTGTCTTCAACGATATCGTTAATCAGTTTACCGATATTAAGCTTGAAATCATCACTCCCACCGACCCTACTCAACGTGGCTGTCAGCTCTCAATCAAGCTAGTGGGCACCAATAAAGAGTTCTTTGAGGCACTCACCAAAGCTGGAGTCATTGCCGACTTTCGTGAGCCAGATGTGATCAGACTGGCACCAACGCCACTTTATAACAGCTTCGAAGATGTCTATCTGTTAGGGCAAACCTTAAAAGTCTTAGCGCAAAACTGGAGGCAACATGGATAA
- a CDS encoding 2-keto-4-pentenoate hydratase has translation MLIDLAKKLDQAAADAASIAQLSSTTQLSLDDAYKVQKISIEQRLIRGEKLVGYKMGFTSKAKMIQMGVDDLIWGRLTDAMMIQDGGSIDLSKYVHPRAEPEIAFRLKKPLAGIVTKEEAYDAIDAVAGAIEVIDSRYQNFKFSLSDVIADNCSSTGFVVGPWHSPDTNIDGLSMILKVNDAEVERGSSKDILDHPLNSLIEAARCVAQYGESLQAGQIILAGAATAAVALKPGQTISTEIEGLSPCQFSTSNNSSSQASK, from the coding sequence ATGCTTATAGATTTAGCCAAAAAACTCGACCAGGCAGCCGCAGATGCAGCCAGCATAGCCCAGCTCTCCTCAACCACTCAGTTATCCCTCGATGATGCCTATAAGGTACAAAAGATCAGTATCGAGCAACGGCTAATTAGAGGTGAGAAGTTGGTCGGTTACAAGATGGGATTTACTAGCAAAGCCAAGATGATTCAGATGGGCGTCGACGACCTAATCTGGGGACGACTCACCGACGCCATGATGATCCAAGATGGCGGCAGCATAGACTTAAGCAAATATGTTCACCCCAGAGCTGAACCTGAGATCGCGTTTCGCCTGAAAAAGCCACTTGCAGGCATAGTGACCAAAGAGGAGGCATATGACGCTATTGATGCAGTTGCGGGGGCAATTGAGGTTATCGATTCCCGCTATCAAAACTTTAAATTCTCCTTAAGTGATGTCATAGCCGATAACTGTTCGAGCACAGGCTTTGTCGTCGGACCTTGGCACAGCCCTGACACCAATATTGACGGTCTGTCTATGATACTCAAAGTCAATGATGCTGAGGTCGAGCGCGGCAGTAGCAAAGATATTTTAGACCATCCGCTTAACTCGCTTATCGAAGCCGCTCGCTGTGTCGCCCAATATGGCGAATCGCTACAAGCGGGGCAGATAATCTTAGCAGGGGCAGCAACCGCTGCCGTTGCCTTAAAGCCAGGACAAACCATCTCCACTGAGATAGAGGGCCTATCGCCCTGCCAGTTCAGTACTTCTAACAACAGCAGCAGCCAAGCTAGCAAATAA
- a CDS encoding amidohydrolase family protein — protein sequence MKVTDIHSHFIPREWENLQNKFGGDNWPWMAHKTAAGENLNSHTSSAMLMRGSQEFRPVYSACWDPQIRLDEMDRDGVDKQIISATPILFAYDRPVAQASYCAQLFNDAALEICAKNNKRLFALAQVPLQDIDASCIEVSRAKACGHVGVQIGNHVGEKNMDDKGILTFLQHCASEDIPVFVHPWDMMAADRTKDYMMGWTVGMPAETQLSIVSMILGGGFDHVSEKLKICFAHGGGSFAFLLGRLENAWIHKDIARGHSQHPPSHYLNRFYLDTAVFDHDALALLVKKMGPDRLMFGTDYPFPLGEQQMGQLIKSASELDQQTKQKLLSGNAEQFFNL from the coding sequence ATGAAGGTTACCGATATTCACTCACACTTTATTCCACGTGAATGGGAAAACTTGCAGAACAAGTTTGGCGGCGATAACTGGCCCTGGATGGCCCATAAAACCGCTGCCGGTGAAAACCTTAATAGTCACACAAGCAGCGCCATGTTAATGCGAGGCAGTCAAGAGTTCAGGCCTGTTTACTCCGCCTGTTGGGATCCACAAATTCGTCTAGATGAGATGGACCGTGACGGGGTCGATAAACAGATCATCTCCGCAACCCCTATTCTCTTTGCCTATGATCGCCCAGTAGCCCAGGCCAGTTATTGTGCCCAGCTCTTTAACGATGCCGCCCTTGAGATCTGCGCTAAGAACAACAAACGTCTGTTCGCCCTCGCTCAGGTTCCCCTACAAGATATCGATGCCTCCTGCATTGAGGTCAGCCGTGCTAAAGCCTGTGGCCATGTAGGTGTGCAAATTGGTAACCATGTAGGCGAGAAAAACATGGACGATAAAGGGATACTCACCTTCCTGCAGCACTGTGCAAGTGAAGATATTCCAGTATTTGTACACCCCTGGGACATGATGGCTGCTGATCGCACCAAAGATTACATGATGGGTTGGACCGTAGGCATGCCGGCGGAAACCCAGCTGTCTATCGTGTCAATGATATTAGGTGGCGGCTTCGATCATGTCAGTGAAAAACTCAAAATCTGTTTCGCCCATGGTGGTGGCTCATTTGCTTTTCTACTTGGCCGCCTTGAGAACGCTTGGATCCACAAGGATATTGCCCGAGGACACTCACAACATCCGCCCAGCCACTATCTCAATCGCTTCTACCTCGACACTGCCGTGTTTGATCACGATGCCTTAGCACTGCTGGTGAAAAAGATGGGGCCAGATAGGCTGATGTTTGGCACCGATTACCCTTTCCCCTTAGGCGAACAGCAGATGGGGCAATTAATCAAAAGTGCTAGCGAACTAGATCAGCAAACCAAGCAGAAGCTGTTATCTGGTAACGCCGAACAATTTTTTAACCTTTAA
- a CDS encoding 3-hydroxyanthranilate 3,4-dioxygenase, which produces MSKLAAFNFQQWIDEHQHLLKPPVGNVQIWENTDMMVTVVGGPNQRTDFHDDPVEEFFYQLKGDMVLKIIEEGKCHDLFIREGDIFFLPPHVRHSPQRPMPGSIGLVIEPKRPEGAKDAFEWYCFKCDGLVHRVEVLLKSIVRDLPPIYQAFYQDEQARTCPQCGELHPGKEPPQGWVTLLENKEQDKS; this is translated from the coding sequence ATGAGTAAATTAGCCGCGTTTAACTTTCAGCAGTGGATAGATGAGCACCAGCACCTACTCAAGCCACCTGTGGGTAACGTACAGATCTGGGAAAATACCGACATGATGGTCACTGTGGTCGGTGGTCCAAATCAGCGTACCGATTTTCATGACGATCCTGTCGAGGAGTTCTTTTATCAACTCAAAGGCGACATGGTGCTCAAGATCATCGAAGAGGGCAAGTGCCACGATCTGTTTATCCGTGAGGGTGATATCTTTTTCCTTCCTCCCCATGTACGTCACTCCCCCCAGCGCCCTATGCCTGGCAGTATTGGTTTAGTGATAGAACCTAAGCGGCCAGAGGGAGCTAAAGATGCTTTCGAGTGGTACTGCTTTAAATGTGATGGCTTAGTTCACAGAGTTGAGGTGTTACTTAAATCGATTGTTCGAGATCTCCCCCCCATCTATCAAGCTTTCTATCAAGATGAGCAAGCCCGAACCTGCCCCCAGTGCGGTGAGCTGCACCCAGGAAAAGAGCCCCCACAAGGCTGGGTGACCCTACTAGAAAATAAAGAGCAGGATAAGTCATGA